The DNA sequence AGTCGAAGCTGGCTCGTTTGGTCAATGGCCTGAAGCCTGCCGCTGCTTAGTTTTGACTATATAGGTCCTGACAAACCTTACCTTTTTCGGGGTAAGGTTTTTTTGTGCGGTAAACGTAGTGATTATTGCTGTCCGACGGCGTTACCAACCCGTTCGGCTCCAGTCTCTATAGGACGTTTATCCACCGCCATGACCTACGAAACATCCGGTACCATTCAAAGCTGGGCCGAAGAAGACCGCCCCCGCGAAAAGCTCATGCTCAAGGGCAAAGCCGCCCTGACAGAGGCTGAACTCATCGCTATCCTCATCAATTCCGGCACCGTCGACCTGACGGCCGTCGACGTCGCCAAGATCATCCTTAAAAGTGTTGGCAACAACCTCAATGAGCTGGCCCGGCTGAGCATCAAGGACCTCTCCAAATTCCGGGGTATCGGTGAGGCCAAAGCCATCAGCATCATTGCTGCGCTCGAACTGGGTCGCCGGCGCAAGGAACAGGACCGGCCGCAACGCGCGCGGGTTACCTGCTCGCGCGACGCCTACAACGAAATGATTCCGCACCTGATCGATAAGCCGCACGAAGAATTTTGGATTTTGCTCATGAACCGCGCCAACGAAATCCTGCGCCCCGTCCAGATCAGCGCCGGGGGCGTGTCGGGTACGGTAGCCGACCCAAAGATCATTTTCAAACAGGCGATCGAGTACCTGGCTTCGTCGATGATTCTGTTTCATAATCACCCTTCGGGAAACCTCACGCCTTCACAGGCCGATAAAGACCTGACCCGTAAACTGAAAGAGGCAGGGAAGTTACTCGACATCCCCGTACTCGATCACTTGATTTTCACCGACAAAGCGTACTATAGCTTCGCCGACGAAGGTGTCCTTTAAAGGCGTTCGGGTAGTTATTTGATCCTACGCTCCCAGTCGCAACCCCTTCATTAACGCTGCCCGGCTTACTTCGCGGACTTCACCGGATACCATACCCTCGGCAGTGAAGTCTTCGATAGCCCAACGTACCAACCGCAGGGTAGGAAAGCCCACGGCCGCCGTCATCTTGCGTACCTGCCGGTTTTTCCCTTCGTGCAGGGCGATCGACAGCCAGGACGTGGGAATGTTAGCGCGGTACCGAATGGGCGGATTACGGGCGGGCAGGGCAGGGTCGGGTACCAGTGGTCGAGCTACGGCCGGCAGCGAGTGGTACGGTTTGCCATCGACCGAGATCGTAACGCCCTGCGCCAGTTTCTGACAGGCGTCATCGGTCAACGCCCCGTCGACCTGCACGTAGTACGTGCGGTTGTGGCGGAACTTAGGGTTTAGCAGGCGATGGTTCAACTGCTTGTCGTTCGTGAGCAACAAAAGTCCTTCGCTATCGGCATCGAGCCGCCCCACGGGATAAACGTCGCCGGGAAAGTCGAAACCCAGGTCCGCCAGCGTGGGCTTATCCCCCTCCCGCGAAAACTGGGAGAGCATCAGATAAGGTTTGTAGATGAGAAAATACATTGAGCAATGAGTAATTGAGCGACCTGGCGACTAGTGGATCATTGATTGAGTGAACAACGTATTGCTGCCCGTATTCGCTCAATCACAGATCCATTCATTCACTCAATGAAAGAAAGACCGGGCAATGGTCGGCGTGAACAGCGTCGGGCAGCATCCGGCAGTCGACAATACGGTCGCGGAGGGTATCGGAGACGGATGCGTAGTCGATGCGCCAGCCCTTGTTGCTGGTGCGGGCACCGGCGCGGTAGCTCCACCAGCTATACCCTACTTCGTCGGGATGTTTGTAGCGGAACCCATCGATCATGCCGCTGGCAAACCAGCGGTCCATCCAGGCCCGCTCTTCGGGCAAAAAACCAGTCGTGTTCTTGTTGCGGACAGGATCGTGGATGTCGATGGGCGTGTGCGCAATGTTGTAGTCGCCCACTACGATCAGGTTTGGGCGGGTCTGACGCAGCTTATCGACGTAGTCGTAGAAATCGCGCAGAAACTCCATTTTCACCCCCTGCCTCACCTCCCCCGTTGTGCCCGAGGGAAAATAGCAGTTGAGCAGTGTCAGATCGTCGAAATCGGTGCGCAGGATACGGCCTTCGCAGTCATAAACGGCCAGTCCGCAACCCATCACGATGTTGGTTGGAGCCACGCGCGAGAAAGTCGCGACGCCGGAGTATCCTTTCTTTTCGGCCGCGTGCCAGTGATACGTATAGCCTAACTCCTCGAAGGGTTTCAGGTCCACTACGTCATGGGTGGCTTTGACTTCCTGAAAGCACAGGATGTCGAAGTCGTTTTGGGCTAGCCAGTCGGCCAGACCGTTGCGGAGAGCCGCCCGAATACCGTTGATATTATAGGAAATGAGTTTCATCAGAAAAAAAAGAGGACAGACGGGAAGGGGGGACGAACGAAAGGGGCTGGCGCGATTTCCTGTTGCCTCAGCCCCTTTCGTTCGTCCCCCCTTCCCATATCTTCTTACACGACCAACTCCCCTTCGTTGGGGATGGATTTCTTTTTGTCGGTGAAAAGCAGCACGAACAGTACCAGGACGATAGCGGCAATGGCGGCCGGAACCAGCCAGACCGATAGCCAGTCTTTGGTGCCGTCGGGATTCGTGTACATGTCCAGTACGATACCCGAGAGTTTGGAACCAATACCCATGCCGATGCCGTAGGTAGCCAGCGAAATAAGCCCCTGTGCCGACGACTTAATCTTGTCCCCTGCTTTATTGTCGGTATAGATCTGACCCGTTACGAAGAAGAAATCGTAGCAAACGCCGTGCAGAATAATCGCCAGATACAGCATCCACTCACCCGAACCACCGTCGCCGTAGCCGAAGCAGATGAACCGCACGATCCAGGCGATGAGGCCCACGATGAGCATTTTCTTTACCCCCAGCCGTGTG is a window from the Spirosoma rigui genome containing:
- the radC gene encoding RadC family protein, with the translated sequence MTYETSGTIQSWAEEDRPREKLMLKGKAALTEAELIAILINSGTVDLTAVDVAKIILKSVGNNLNELARLSIKDLSKFRGIGEAKAISIIAALELGRRRKEQDRPQRARVTCSRDAYNEMIPHLIDKPHEEFWILLMNRANEILRPVQISAGGVSGTVADPKIIFKQAIEYLASSMILFHNHPSGNLTPSQADKDLTRKLKEAGKLLDIPVLDHLIFTDKAYYSFADEGVL
- a CDS encoding pseudouridine synthase — protein: MYFLIYKPYLMLSQFSREGDKPTLADLGFDFPGDVYPVGRLDADSEGLLLLTNDKQLNHRLLNPKFRHNRTYYVQVDGALTDDACQKLAQGVTISVDGKPYHSLPAVARPLVPDPALPARNPPIRYRANIPTSWLSIALHEGKNRQVRKMTAAVGFPTLRLVRWAIEDFTAEGMVSGEVREVSRAALMKGLRLGA
- a CDS encoding exodeoxyribonuclease III, whose product is MKLISYNINGIRAALRNGLADWLAQNDFDILCFQEVKATHDVVDLKPFEELGYTYHWHAAEKKGYSGVATFSRVAPTNIVMGCGLAVYDCEGRILRTDFDDLTLLNCYFPSGTTGEVRQGVKMEFLRDFYDYVDKLRQTRPNLIVVGDYNIAHTPIDIHDPVRNKNTTGFLPEERAWMDRWFASGMIDGFRYKHPDEVGYSWWSYRAGARTSNKGWRIDYASVSDTLRDRIVDCRMLPDAVHADHCPVFLSLSE